The nucleotide window aatattgtgatgtttTCATATCGCCTAGCTTTAGTTTAATGATGCCCTTGTTGTTTGATGTAATAATTAAGTAAGGTTGGTTAAAGCAAAACATgttcagatgtggttttacaagcctatttaccccCCTGTTGTTTACCCCAGTTATTTAGTAATctgttatttaccccccccccgtTATTTAATACCCTATTTACCCCTGCTATTTTGTAACCTGTTATTTACCCCCCTATTATGTAATACCCTGTTTACCCCCGTTATTTAGTAACCTGTTATTTACCCCGTTATTTAGTACCTTGTTATTTACCCCCCTGTTATTTAATACCCTATTTACCCCTGTTATTTAGTAACCTGTTATTTACCCCCCTGTTATTTAATACCCTATTTACCCCCGTTATTTAGTACCCTGTTATTTACCCCCGTTATTTAGTAACCTGTTATTTACCCCCGTTATTTAGTACCCTGTTATTTACTCCTGTTATTTATCCCCCtgttatttaccaccctgttatttaatACCCTGTTATTTAATACCCTGTTATTTACCCCCGTTATTTAGTAACCTGTTATTTACCCCTGTTATTTAGTACCCTGTTATTTACTCCTGTTATTTATCCCCCTGTTATTTATCCCCCcgttatttaccaccctgttatttaatACCCtgttatttaccaccctgttatttaatACCCCGTTTTTTACCCCCGTTATTGACTACCCTTTTATTTTGCCTTAATatgatttttcttttatggAGAACTTCGGCAACACAACAACCCACAGCAACTACTAGCTAGGTTAGgatagaaaatgtgtgtgtatatgtgagcaaacatatgtatgtatatatatagatatggatggatggatggatgtgccataacattagtacctaatattaagtaggcaTCTCCTTGTAACACCACAAGAGACccgaccatttgaggcatggactctgcaagacctctgaaggagtCCTGGCGGCCTTACATGCTCACTTAGGTCAATCGTTTGTCCTCTCTCGGAGCACTTGTTATAGATAGTGTatgaccactgcattccaggaacaccccacaagacgtGCCTAATGTttcagagatgttctgacccagtcgtctagaacatcacagttgtATCAGATTCCTAAGATTCCTAAGATTGCCAATTTTCCCTGTTTCAACAccttcacttactgcctaatatatccagcccttgacagaagccactgtagataattaaGTGTTTTCACTACACCTGTCAGGGGTgctaatgttttatatatacactagATTAATATGTGTGTTGTGTATATTGTATTCTATGAAGACTGCATTGCTGCATTAGTGATAAATGGCTATAAGCTCTGGTATTTTAATACAGTACTCTCAAACCTGCCTGTCTTAATTCAGAGACATGATTTAGAGACTGTTACTGTTGGTGTGTTTACTCTAGGAGGGGAAGGAGAAGTGGCAGAGCGTAGATCTGCTCCCTCGCAAGTGTGTCTTCAAAGGATTTGGAATGAGGCCATATTCTGGCACCACTGGGAGGAATAACAGGCCACTCTGGCTGATGGAGTCCGCAGTAGTTTGATGTGGTTTATGAGCatggcagcagtgtgtgtgtttactgtttcCAGGAATCTTGCAGGACACAAGCCTGTGATGAAGTCAGAGGGGTTTGATGAGCCCGTTATTATTAGCATCATAGACGTCACTTTGTTGTTCACAGCATATTAGGACATATTTACCTGAATTGAATAGAGACGTTCTTAGCCGAGGACACCTGAGGACACCTACACGGTACACATGTACATACCCCACAACAAAAAGTGCTGTTTCAAGGGATTTTGGTTCTATGTAGACTCAATGACGGCTCACAGAACCACAAGCAGTTAAATGAGAGTGTCCCTTAACCAGCAACAAATAGTACCCAAGCAGGTAATGCTGCTGATTGGTGATGGATCAGCCAGAACTTCGGCGATTATCTTCGTCCACAGTGGCTCCTGTCCAGGGGTGGACATATTaggaagtgaacagtcagttctggaaGATGTTAAAAGTAGGAAAATGGGCAagaataagaatctgagccactctgacaagaactAAACTGTAGTGGCTGGACgactgggccagaacatctccaaaacatcaggcgggTCTTGTGCTGTGGTCAGGccttaccaaaagtgctcataGGAACGACAGCCAGTGAACTGATGACAGaatccagaaagttttgtccaagGGTTCCATGTtgtcccacatatggatgcccaccagggtcagtgatgggacgaggaggggttaaacatgagcCTCATTTTGGTTGGGGCCTAGCTGGGACCCGTGTGAGATTAGGGCAGGCTGTAGCGTTGAAGCCAATTTGGGAAGCTCAACAGGGTCctagtaacaacacatgtacaaacccattcagagcgaatgcccacctggaacccacctagccccaCATGACCGTGCTGGCTGGGTAGGCGTCTTTCTGTTCTTGTTTTAAGATTGTTTAATTCaccttaaataaatactttggaTGAAGCGATGCTTCTTTCCAGGTGTTTATTTAAGTTGAATAAAACAGATTTTGGTTTGGTGTGCCCTCGTCCTGCCCTGTTATCATCATCCCCACATGTGTTTAGTCTGTACTGTCCAACATAATCCATCATGACAACACAGGACGTCGTATGCTGGCTTTATCAGTGGGTTAGAGCAGTGTTATGGTAGCAGGTTCAAGTCCAGTAAGTTCACTCATTAAAATGTCACCTGTAGAGGTGAGCCTGTAACCCTGGCTCAGTTTCAGGAATTAAAACTAATGcaaggaggtgtgtgtgtgtgtgtgtgcgccatGTTTGCAGGGAATGCTGTCGGTTCTTCGGCGAGGACGGGCTGACGGCGAAGGTGTTCTTCACTAAAGTGGCTCCGTTTGGGCTGCTGTGGATTGTGACTAACTACCTGTACCTGCAGGCACTGCGCAAGATCAACACCACCGACGTGTCTGCTCTGTTCTGCTGCAACAAAGCCTTCGTCTTCCTGCTGTCGTGGATAGTGCTGCGAGACCGATTCATGGGGGTCCGGGTGAGGAGACTGACCATATTTTATTAGTAGCagcagtactagtagtagttatagtagcaTTAGTAGTATAGGTATAGTAGTAGCATGGTtaaagtagcagcagcagcagtagtagtaataatagtagcaacagtactagtagtagttgtagtagcagtagtagcattaGTAGTATAGGTATAgtataagtagtagtagcagtactagtagtagttgtagtagcagtagtagcagtagtagtataggtatagtagaagtagtagtagcatggttaaagtagcagcagtagtagtaataatagtagcaacagtactagtagtagttagaggagtagtagtagtagtatagttatagtagtagcagcagtagtattagttatagtagtagtagtatagttatagtagtagcagcagtagtattagttatagtagtagtagtatagttatagtagtagaaggagtagtaataatagtagcaacagtactagtagtagtatagtcatagtagtagcagcagtagttatagtagtagtatagttatagtagtagaagaagtagtaatattagtagtagtatagttatagtagcagtagtacagttagtagtagtggtagtatagttatagtagtagtagtaccagcagtagtagtagttatagtagtagtagtatagttaTAGTAGtcgcagcagtagtagtatagttatagtagtagtagtacagttaTAGTGGTGGTAGCAGCAGTAGgtttagtagtagtactagtagtagcagtagtagcacagttatagtagcagcagtagtagtacagttATAGTGCTGGTAGCAGCAGTAgttctagtagtagtagtactagtagtagcagtaatacaGTTATAGTGGTGGTAGCAGCTATAACTGTAttatagtggtagtagtagcagtagtacagttatagtagcagcagtagttatagtggtagtagtagtactagacATAGttatagtagcagcagtagttatagtggtagtagtagtactagaagtagttatagtagtagcagtgatatagttacagtagtagtagaagtattattattattgtagtagttatagtaggagtagtagtaaaGAAAATGATCCTAAATTCCTAAATCTTCATAATGATGACGATAGAAATGCAGTTAGAGTCTGAAGTGTGGGCCAACATACATGGTTTACAGGGTTGAAGGACAGTCCTCACTCTGCtatacatgtatacatcactAAAGCATTCATCTCCACCAGAGGGCACTATTGCAAGATCCTACTTGAACACATGTAATCCCAATTACATCCCAagcacctgagacaccatagcaactacatgGGATACCACAGAGCAACACCGCAGCAACCACTTTTTTCCCTTTTACTGTGaagttgccgttttggagataccagCGTCTTTCCTACGCTTCTCCATTGGTGTTTACTGGTTTCACCCATCTCCAGCAAAAGACCTGAGCAAGGCTGCGGCCCCTGATCCACCAAATCCCAACATAATCAACTGTGTCTGAGAAtaatagtgagagagagcgaggtaCTGAGGGACGGAGTGGTAAACCGTGAGCACTGGGGcggtgaagatgaagaagatggAGAGAGTGGAGAAAAAGGGGACGCTCTGAGCTTCGGCCAGGCGAGAGCGTGGAGGCCATTACTCTTCCTGACACCTTTTTAATACCGCTCTAATCCACTTAACTGACCCAGCCCTGTTCCTGTTCATCacatagacaaacacacactcacacacacacacacacacacgtcagagACCTGCACTGCCGAGGTTTATAAGGTTGTGACCTTGCCGAGACATCATTCTGATTGATTTGGATGTGCGTGTAGGACGGGGTACATGCTGTAAAAGGGGGCGTGGCTATGTGAGTGGCATCTGCGGAGCATGAATTAAGCCTCGCCGCCTCATTTCTGATCTCAAAGTTAATATAATAGAATGAGATGAGCGTTTAGTGTGGATTAATTACGCAGTAACGCACTAGAGGGAGTGCTGTAGTGTGAGTTATTGGCCCTGGTAGGCAGGAGGCCGAAGGCCGAGTAGATTTACAGTCCAGCGCCAATCACTCAATACAGCAAGACCTTTATGCATCAGTGTGTTCGTGTGCGCATACTGCAGTTCAGGTCCTGGTATTCGAATCTAGCTTTCTACTCATTTatacaacatggacaaaagtattgggacacctgctcattcattttcttccaaaatcaaggatatttaaaaaacatttatttacatttttaactgtctttactgtccagaaaaggctttgCATTAGATTGTGGAGGAGAATTGcagtggggatttgattgcattcagcaatcagtggttggtgtggcgcaacagataacaccactagttgccactgagctaccacaccatgttggagcAACATGTAAGCAACAAGAGCGGTCAGGATATCGGATGataaatgatcaccacccccacctcaactcatcccaacagtcccactgctccacacatCATTGTTggagggggggctttatacccttttatAAGACTTTCTGccacattttggagcattgctgtgagtatttaactgcattcagtcacaaaagggttggtgaggtcaggatgttggatgatcaccaccccacctcataccaaaggtattggatggagcaccaccattcatcattccagaaaacacagttcttccactgctccacagctcaatgctagggggctttacaccacccctctagcccacgcctggctttattaggctgcacggtgccaataggctcatgttcatctgctatagagagtcctattctattggcagtacgtcttcTCTACAGAatatagacaagctgtgcgtgcatttacacatttgtgtcagcaatgggtagagtttaaagtagctgaatgtcttcattaaaaggggtgtccacaaacatttggacatggctGTTACAGAATCTAAAATGAACAtgatgttttttgtctttcacagATTGTTGCTGCCATTTTGGCCATTGCTGGCATTGTGATGATGACCTACGCCGATGGTTTTCACAGCCATTCGGTCATCGGCATCACCCTAGTTGTGGCCTCCGCCTCTGCGTCTGCTCTCTACAAGGTAAGCGCGTTACAACTGGGTCAGCTCTCGTCCCAGttacgcaaaaaccttgcatctccattttgtcactttttgacgtaatgtgaatctggccgtAACTCTTTACGTTGCATCAGAACttcatgatgagtggaccaatagaaatgctcccaaatTTGTGATTGGACATGCAGTTTCCACATAGCAATGGATCCCTCCCCCAGGAATGAACCCTTCTTATGTCATGATGACACAAATACACTAggaacacccaaccaaccaaacaGGAGACCACAGTAAACCACTTGATGGCAATTACCAGCATgctagcaactacctgggataccatggcgactgtctagcaaccactaagcaacaccatagccacCACTTTGCAGTGTGATAGCAATCACAAGCAATTTTTTCTTCTGATGTATAcaagagatacaaggtttgtgagatacaaggtttgtgtgacagtgatgatgcgTTGATTATTACCTTCCCTGGCTACTAATCAATATGCAGAAGTAatcattatttgttttattgatgTTAAATGTGGTTATTCCTTAAAAACTACTGAAAAAATGACTAATTAGAAAAAAACTACATAGaaatttgttatatttatataaaatatataaatgtttttcCTGGTTACTTTAAGTCCAGAAAGTCTCATGATTCTCTAAAACAGCCCTACATCCAGGAAAAGCATGAATTTCACTCTGACCTCGAAAGCCTGTTTCGTAATAAGAGGAGCTGCCATTGACGTGTGATGTGCTGTGAAGTCTGAGCTGAAGGGCAGATATGTGGGAAAGGTCAGATGGGGGCACTCTCTGGAACTCCTGACGTTTGTTGGCCACAGTTTTTCTTAGCTTGTCTTTTGTGGACAGATTTTTGACATCTCTGGAGCCCCAAACTTTTTATTGGCTGGGTTAAGGTACGGCGACAGCTCATGGCTGGATAGCCTAGTCTCGCTATTAACACTGTAGTTCTCCCCGAGtcttaataataaattcataaCTTTTATTAATAGGATTCTTAAGGTCACCAtccataaaataattaaatcaaagcaaaaaacaacgtaaaaaaaataaaaataaaaacaaggaatagtgtaccggatagtgttgctgtcctctctgggttcTCTCTGTGCCCAGTCAGCACAGTAGTGGAGTctggtagggttagcttttagccttgcaccCGGCTAACACCCACTCATTCCCTGGCTTCCTCTAGTCAGCCCAACAGATGTTAAAAATGAGGATGGAGAAAGCACGTCAGCCTGTTGGTTACGCTTTGAGCGGAGGCCGACAATATTCTGGCGCCAGTTTATAGCACTAGCAGGacttccatattctcctgaagtagccGATGCGTTTAGCCTGGAAAGGCTGTTGCCAGTGGGCTGTACGTATAAAGGTactgggggtgtaaatatataaTGAGTCAAGCCTGTTATGTAACAGCTTAAGGTTTTAGGCTTGACCTGTTTTAAAGCTCCGTGATCTTTGATATTTAGCCCAAAAGGCACCATAAACCTTATAGtcattctttttctcttttccccTCACTGCAAAAACTGTTGTAAGATTAATTAACTCATTAATAACCTATTAATAATCTCTAATTTTACCCAGTCTTTGTTTACATAAGTGATCTTGGGAGGTAGTAGGAAgtaccatcaacccacccctgagaaagcaaggccaattgtgctctctctgactctggctgctgatggtaaagcagcaggacccgggattcgaactgGTGATTCTCAAATCATAACGGCAGTACCTTAGTCTACTGGACATTACTAATCTATTATTGCTTGTTTTAAGTCTTTTTTACTGAcggatcatttagtttttaaccagtttttcttttattatataCTTTGCTGAATCAAGCAAAATGACctgccaataaaataagacCTATTTAGTAGATAGAAtcacttaaaacaagtaaaaatagTAGAAAATAGTTTGAAATAAGTTGACTGACTGGTTTCAGTTAAAAGCCTGAAGCAGAGGATATTGTGGACCTTGTTTAATGGCTCAATGGATTACCTAATGGTCTCTGTGTTGTTTTCCTTAGGTGCTCTTCAAGCTGGTGCTTGGTAGCGCCAAGTTCGGGGAGGCTGCTCTCTTCCTTACTATTGTAGGGGGAGCCAACTTCGTCTTTATTAGCTTCGTGCCAGTAATTCTTTACTTCACCCACGTCGAGAACTTCGGGTCTCCTGACAGTATACCTTGGTTGTACCTCTGTGGAGTAGCTGCCCTCTTACTCGGTATGCCTTATGAttaacatcaacatcaacatctcACTGCATGGCTGAGCAAAGCTCGTAACCGTTCATAGAGTGATGAAAATCCAGACACTGACGGCGTCGTTCTGCTTGTGATGTTTTTATTTCTCTGTAGCGTTCAACATCCTGGTGAACTTCGGAATTGCTATAACCTATCCAACGCTGATTTCACTCGGAATTGTCCTAAGTGTTCCCGTTAATGCACGTAAGTGACGCCTGCATGATTCTCCACAGTGATACTTCAgcttatcccaaaggtattggatggagctccacatTCCAATACAGTGTGGCACCCATGGAACCACTTTCGGATGGGGAGGGGTCCAAATAATTTTCATGAATCGACCACTGCATAAaatgcatgtccaaaagtatccagacaccccttctgtCATTTTAAGGTGAACTCATTGTTGACAAAGGCTCATATGTGGCCACTCCAGAGctgaggtcaccatgcccaatgtcaaGCAGAGGCTAGAAGGGTCTATGGGGATTTGGAGCCCCATCCAATagctttgggatgaggtggagtggtacaaaactaatcatccaactTCAAGAAGTACTGGACatcactaatgctgttgtggCTCATAGCAAGCAAATTACCGCAAGATCTTCCCAGAAGAGCAAAGGATAGTAGGCAGACAAATGAATTTCATAGTAATTCCCCTGATTTTAGATGAAACAACGTCTACagagaaataaagaatacatTGGAAATCCGAGATGAGAATATTCCCTAATCCCAAACTCTATAGTGTGTGACCATTGCAGTGCATGCTAGAGGGGTAGAACACTCCGCTGTATTGGGAtgtagagctccatccagtattatTCTTTGGGATAAGCTGAAGTGATGCCAAACTAATCATCCGTAATCTAACATCAGTCAACAGGTGTAAATCCGAGATGGGACTATTCCCCCACTAGAGAGTTTGGGATTGGGGAAATCTGCAGGCCATTGCCACGTGACCATTACAATGTATGCTGTTGCCTCACATCTGCTGTTTGTGTTGTGACAGTGGTAGACCTGTACACCTGTGAGATCCACTTCAACACGGTGCGGCTCATTGCTGTGTTCATCATCTGCCTGGGCTtcctgatgctgctgctgccggaGGACTGGGACCAGTGCCTGATCCAGCTGAGCACCAAGTTGCGCAAACGTGAGCAGCATGCCGAGCCAGCTGAGCCAGGAGCCGGCTCTAGCCTCAACTGGAGCCGAAGACCCCGGACCTCCATGTCCACGTTTGcccactgagacacacacacacacacacacacacacacacacacacacacacacacacacacacacacacacacacacgtatataaaCCCACATTAAACGTTCCCTGAATTGCTAGCGTGGCTAGAAGAAATCGAGTGGAGGAGGGTCCACTCAGCATGCCGTTAGAATGCTAATTGGCTCATGCTGGCTTTGATCCACGGTTATCAGCATAGTTAGTATTTTCTGTGGAGAGTTCTTTGAGATATTCCCTGACCAGTCCAGTTCTGCTCGGCTAGAGAAGGCTCTATAGGCACGGCTGTATCAGTTAGCATGTTACCAAAGCAGTAGAAGATCTCCTCGTCTGCTTTTACATGCTCATCTTGCACACATAGCAGACCATTCTGGGCTAAAAATATGAGCCACCTAAGGCATTTATGGGCCAGTTCTGTTAATGGCCCAGGAGACACATTTAAGATCTGTCAGCATTTCTACAGCATTTCTACTTTAGCCCAAAACTGGTCCAACTGTAGCCAACTGTGACCATGATCCAGCACCCAAATTTGAAATAAGTCATCAGGCCATGATTGTAAATTTGGGCCAGAACTGATTCGTTTGGTCACAAGTTTCAGTTGGATGGGTAggccccgagtggtccagcggactaaggaacggtcactatgatcagatgctgctagccatcggtaGCCGGGGCCCtgatagagcacaattggccctgctctctccagggtgggtagatggcactttcggCCCTTTTCATTCCATTGAGGTGCCAGCCGCCACCTCAGCCGCCCGCATTGGTACACGGCTCCTCCCTCCTAgcgtgttggttgcccggtAATGTTGTATTGGCAGCTGAATTGAACAGATGTGAttaggatttatttatttattaggatCGCTGgctatacaccaatcagccataacattaaaaccacgaGTTTGTGAAGTTGACGTCCTCTTGAAATCATAAGAATCTGAGAGACAAGAACCTAAGtgtaatggctagacgactgggtcggaACATCAGCCAGGTCTGTACCAACcaaaaggggtttaaaaagtgtCGGGGTCATAGGCACTCGAGGCTCACAGCTTACAAAGGTCTCCAGTTGTCCAGATGCAC belongs to Salminus brasiliensis chromosome 24, fSalBra1.hap2, whole genome shotgun sequence and includes:
- the slc35f3b gene encoding solute carrier family 35 member F3 isoform X1, which produces MGIMYSDGEGTVWDRVGRPRRDCMCYLGPPTTLVPIGMRKSPDVSPRRLSDISPQLRQLKYLVVDESIKEDLKSSRSVEDINSASIEERILRITGYYGYQPWKSICNREDRPRENVAGTADGQPAGGGAGAESGAGRRRLHCCVRVTAVQVRKALWGVAMVMCVCSSWAGSTQLAKLTFKQFDAPFTLTWFATTWNCLFFPLYYVGHMCKSPERQTPKQRFRECCRFFGEDGLTAKVFFTKVAPFGLLWIVTNYLYLQALRKINTTDVSALFCCNKAFVFLLSWIVLRDRFMGVRIVAAILAIAGIVMMTYADGFHSHSVIGITLVVASASASALYKVLFKLVLGSAKFGEAALFLTIVGGANFVFISFVPVILYFTHVENFGSPDSIPWLYLCGVAALLLAFNILVNFGIAITYPTLISLGIVLSVPVNALVDLYTCEIHFNTVRLIAVFIICLGFLMLLLPEDWDQCLIQLSTKLRKREQHAEPAEPGAGSSLNWSRRPRTSMSTFAH
- the slc35f3b gene encoding solute carrier family 35 member F3 isoform X2, with protein sequence MCYLGPPTTLVPIGMRKSPDVSPRRLSDISPQLRQLKYLVVDESIKEDLKSSRSVEDINSASIEERILRITGYYGYQPWKSICNREDRPRENVAGTADGQPAGGGAGAESGAGRRRLHCCVRVTAVQVRKALWGVAMVMCVCSSWAGSTQLAKLTFKQFDAPFTLTWFATTWNCLFFPLYYVGHMCKSPERQTPKQRFRECCRFFGEDGLTAKVFFTKVAPFGLLWIVTNYLYLQALRKINTTDVSALFCCNKAFVFLLSWIVLRDRFMGVRIVAAILAIAGIVMMTYADGFHSHSVIGITLVVASASASALYKVLFKLVLGSAKFGEAALFLTIVGGANFVFISFVPVILYFTHVENFGSPDSIPWLYLCGVAALLLAFNILVNFGIAITYPTLISLGIVLSVPVNALVDLYTCEIHFNTVRLIAVFIICLGFLMLLLPEDWDQCLIQLSTKLRKREQHAEPAEPGAGSSLNWSRRPRTSMSTFAH
- the slc35f3b gene encoding solute carrier family 35 member F3 isoform X3, with protein sequence MKKHSARVAPLSACNSPVLTLTKVEGEDRPRENVAGTADGQPAGGGAGAESGAGRRRLHCCVRVTAVQVRKALWGVAMVMCVCSSWAGSTQLAKLTFKQFDAPFTLTWFATTWNCLFFPLYYVGHMCKSPERQTPKQRFRECCRFFGEDGLTAKVFFTKVAPFGLLWIVTNYLYLQALRKINTTDVSALFCCNKAFVFLLSWIVLRDRFMGVRIVAAILAIAGIVMMTYADGFHSHSVIGITLVVASASASALYKVLFKLVLGSAKFGEAALFLTIVGGANFVFISFVPVILYFTHVENFGSPDSIPWLYLCGVAALLLAFNILVNFGIAITYPTLISLGIVLSVPVNALVDLYTCEIHFNTVRLIAVFIICLGFLMLLLPEDWDQCLIQLSTKLRKREQHAEPAEPGAGSSLNWSRRPRTSMSTFAH